The genomic window CCGAAATGACAAAGCGCGCTACGGGAAATACTATGAGTCTTATAGGTAAAAGCTTAGAATCTTACAATCACCTGAAAAAGGTATTAAAAATAGTTGTGGTGCTCGGCCTCGTTTCGATAGGCCTGACGGCTAATGCAGGAGACGCACAGGTTTATGATGTTAGTTCTCGCTTTGGCCAAAACGATTATATAATCCTTAATGCTCCGGGGAAAGCCACTCCTAATGCTGTCTTCAGTATCGGTAATCTTCTCTCAACCGTATTTATTACCGGACAAAATGACTTTCAAAGTGGCTCAGGCGCGGAAGGCTCTGGCATTACGCGCCACCCGGAGATTGAGGTAAATGGCACAGAAGACCATTCAGAGGAAAACAACAGCAATTTTAGTGAGGAACTGGTGCAGTTTGGTGTAACTGCCGAAAACGAAGACGCTATATTATTCTGGGTTACTTCTGCTGAAACCGATAATTTGAAATTTGAGATAGAGCGCTCCACGGATGGAGAAACCTGGGAAAAGACAGGCGAAGTAGCCGGAGCAGGCAACAGCAACAGCTTTCGCAAATACCGGTTTACTGATGCCGGTGCCCTGCAACTGGAGGTTGTTTCTATTTACTATCGCCTCCGGCAGGTGGATATTGACGGTTCTTCTGAAGTTTCAGAAACCCGCCACGTTCAAACCGGTAAAAAAATATTTGCAGGAGAAAATACCTGGTATAATAGAATTGACGGAGATTATAATCTTGAATTTAAAGCCGAAGAAGCCGGCCGCGCGGATATCACGCTGTACGATATAAATGGTCGCGTTTTAGAAAGCCGGACAGAGGTTTTTTCAGCGGGCTATAATCAGGTTCGCATTTCGCTGAACCGCTTCGACAGCAGGCAAATGATCCTTGTCATGAAATCCGGTAATCAGGCCATTTCCCAAAAGATTATTAAGTAATAAAGTTTCCTTATCCAATTTTCTTTTTTTTTTGATTAGTGCGGGGAAGGGTTGATCTGGTATCAGCTTTTCCCTTTTTTATTGAGGTTGATTCTGTAATGGAAAGTGTTTTCAAAACCAGAGATTTGCCGCACTCCTGCAATAAAAAAGTTCCCCTTGCAAACGACTTTGAGTTTTTGGGAAAAGCAATCTTTTCTGAATTACGACCTGATCATTACGGGAGGTGGAATTGTGGGCCTGTCCACCGCAGTGGCTTTTGCAGAGCGATATCCGCAGGCTTCAGTGCTGGTGCTGGAGCGCGGCCTCTTTCCCAGCGGAGCAAGTACAAAGAATGCTGGTTTTGCCTGCTTCGGCAGCCTCACAGAATTGCTGGACGATCTCCAGGCCATGCCACCTGAAGAAATGCTCCGGTTGGTGCAGGACCGGTGGGAAGGTTTGCAACTGCTGCGGCAGCGCCTCGGTGACCGAGCCATCGGTTTCAAAAATTATGGTGGTTACGAGTTGCTGACTGAATTCCAGGCACCGGCCCTCCAGAGATTGGAAGAGGTAAACAAGCTCCTGTACCCGCTTTTTGATGCAAATGTTTTTTCGCTCGCTACCGATAAGCTAAAACATTTTGGATTTGCCACGGGCACAGTGAAGTACCTTGTAGAAAATAGGTATGAGGGCCAGATTGATACGGGAAAAATGATGAAAGCGTTGCAAAAGCTGGCTACTCAGCAAGGCATCGAAATAATCACAGGAGCATCTGTAATAGCTATAAAAGACCAGGGAGAGAACGTTGCAGTATCCGTTCAAAGTGGATGGACTAAACAACCTGTGCAGTTCATTGCCGGGAAAGTAGCCGTTTGTACAAATGCATTTGCGCGGGAACTTTTACCTGATCTGGAGCTTGTGCCGGGGCGGGGACAAGTCCTGATCACGAAACCGGTTCCGGATTTACCTTTTAAAGGAGTATTCCATTATGATGAAGGCTATTATTATTTCAGGAATTATGGCAGCCGGATCATTCTGGGAGGTGGCCGCAACCTCGACAAAAAAGGCGAGGAAACTACAGA from Bacteroidia bacterium includes these protein-coding regions:
- a CDS encoding FAD-dependent oxidoreductase; amino-acid sequence: MQTTLSFWEKQSFLNYDLIITGGGIVGLSTAVAFAERYPQASVLVLERGLFPSGASTKNAGFACFGSLTELLDDLQAMPPEEMLRLVQDRWEGLQLLRQRLGDRAIGFKNYGGYELLTEFQAPALQRLEEVNKLLYPLFDANVFSLATDKLKHFGFATGTVKYLVENRYEGQIDTGKMMKALQKLATQQGIEIITGASVIAIKDQGENVAVSVQSGWTKQPVQFIAGKVAVCTNAFARELLPDLELVPGRGQVLITKPVPDLPFKGVFHYDEGYYYFRNYGSRIILGGGRNLDKKGEETTEPGTSAIIQDALHRLLREVIIPGKSFEAEHTWSGIMAFGKIKKPIIRQVSANVVTGVRLGGMGIAIGSLLGKRLADLLET